The Streptomyces sp. NBC_00569 genomic sequence CATGTTGACCCGGCGGGCCAGTCCGGCGTTCGAGCAGCCGGCTTCCTGGATGAGCGCCTGCAGCCGTTCGTTGGGCTGTCGCGCTACGAGAGGCCTTGCGGCCATGGCGTACCCCCTGTGTGCACCGTGGACCATCGGGCGGACTCGGGCCCGTCGTCACACTCCCGGTCGGGCCCGCCTTGAGGTGATCAATGCCCTGAGATCAAACGGAAGATGCGCCACAAAGAAGGGCAAAACAAGCAAGAGCCCCAACTGGTGGCCGGTCGGTGGACAGCACCCTCGTCTGGTCCTCCGGGCTGGCTACCCCCCGGCCGGGGCCATTCCTCCCGCGCGCCCCCGCCCATGCATCCATGCGCCCCACGTGCAGGATCGGTGCTGCGGGCCCCCGCGCGCGTGCGCCCGTAACCCCGGATGGCGGCGGGAGTTGAGAACGTCGTGGAAGAGACCATCGGAGTCACCTCGGCAGTCACCTCGTCCGTCACCTCGCCTCCCCAGATCCCCAAGCAGCGCGGAGAGGCCCTCCTCGACGCCGCCGTGCGCTACGCGGAGGAACGCCACTGGGACGTGTTCCCCGGCACCTGGCTGGAGGTCGACGAGGGCAGGCAGCGCTGCTCCTGCGGCGACGCCAGGTGCGCGGCCCCCGGTGCCCACCACGCGCGCGAGGACTGGGCGAACCAGGCCACCGGGAGCGCGACCGCCGCCCGCCGGCTGTGGTCCAAGCAGCCCACCGCCTCGATCCTGCTGCCGACAGGGCGCACGTTCGACGCGATCGACGTGCCCGAGACCGCCGGGTTCCTGGCCCTGGCCCGCATGGAGCGCATGGAACTCACCCTCGGCCCGGTCACCTGCACCCCCGACCGCCGGATGCAGTTCTTCGTCCTGCCGGGCGCCGCCGCGAAGGTCCCCGACCTGGTCCGCAAGCTGGGCTGGCCGCCCGCCTCCCTCGACCTGGACGCGTTCGGCGAGGGCTCCTACGTCGCGGCGCCGCCCACCCGCTTCGGCGGCCGGGGCGCCGTCCAGTGGGCCTGCCGCCCCACCGCCGCGAACCGCTGGCTGCCGGACGCCGAGGAGCTCATCTCCCCACTGGCGTACGCGTGCGGGCGGGAAGGCCGCCGGTAGAACCACAACAGCGCGTCCCGCGGCCACGTATGGTGCGGACGGGCCCCTGCTCGAGCGGAGTCGAGAGCTTGGGGGAGGGTGACGGCGACGAAGGACGGCGGGCGGCACAGTGACCGAGGCGGGGACCGAGGCCGGTGCGCCGGCCGTACGCGTGAAGGACCTCTGGAAGGCGTTCGGCCAGAGCGTCGCCGTCGCGGGGATCGATCTCGCCCTTCCCGCGGGCAAGTTCATCGGCCTCGTCGGGCCGAACGGCGCGGGAAAGACGACCACCCTGTCCATGGTCACCGGACTGCTCCGGCCCGACCGGGGAGCGGTCGAGGTCGTCGGCCACGACGTGTGGCGGGACCCCGTCGAGGTGAAGGCCCGCATCGGCGTGCTCCCCGAGGGCCTGCGCCTGTTCGAGCGGCTCTCGGGGCGCGAACTGCTCGCCTACACGGGCAGGTTGCGCGGTCTGCCGGGCGCCGAGGTCGACAAGCGCGCCGCCCAGCTCCTCGACGTGCTCGACCTCTCCGGGGCCCAGCACAAACTCGTCGTCGACTACTCGACCGGCATGCGCAAGAAGATCGGGCTCGCCGCCGCGCTCCTCCACAACCCCGAAGTCCTCTTCCTGGACGAGCCGTTCGAGGGCGTCGACCCGGTCTCCGCGCAGACCATCCGCGGCGTCCTGGAGCGCTATACCGGCTCCGGGGCGACCGTCGTCTTCTCCTCCCACGTCATGGAGCTCGTCGAGTCGCTCTGTGACTGGGTCGCCGTCATGGCCGCCGGCCGCATCCGCGCGCAGGGGCCCCTCGCCGAAGTGCGAGGCGACGCGCCCTCCCTCCAGCAGGCGTTCCTCGAACTCGTCGGCGCGAACAGCCGCGACACCACCTCCGACCTGGACTGGCTGGGAGGCGGCCGGTGACCACGACGACCGTCACGCTGGTCCGCCTCAAGCTGGCGCTCCTGCGCAACGGCCTGCGCGGGTCCACGGGCCGCCGCGCCGCCTACATCGCCACGCTCGTCGTCGTGCTCCTCGTCGCGGCGCTCCAGCTCATCGGCCTGATCGCCCTGCGCGGCAGCACGCACGCGGCGACGCTCTGCGTCATCCTCACCGCCGTACTCGCCCTCGGCTGGGCGGTGATGCCGCTCTTCTTCCCCTCCGGCGACGAGACCCTCGACCCGACCCGCCTCGTCATGCTCCCGCTGCGTCCGCGCCCGCTCGTGAGGGGCCTGCTCATCGCGTCCCTCGTCGGGATCGGCCCCCTGTTCACGCTCTGCCTCGCGGTCGGAGCGGTGATCGCGCTGGCACACGGGGCGGCCGCGGCTGCCGTCGCGGTCCTGGCCGTCGCCCTCACCCTGCTCACCTGCGTCGCCCTCGCCCGCGCCGTGGCCGCCGCCAACATCCGGCTGCTCACCAGCCGCAAGGGACGTGACCTCGCCGTCCTCAGCGGGCTCGTCATCGCCGTCGGCGCACAGGTCGTCAACTTCGGTGCGCAGAAGCTCGGTTCGTCAGGCGGCCTCGGGGCGCTCGACCCGGCGGGCGAGGTGCTGGCCTGGATCCCGCCGGCGTCCGCGATCGGCGCCGTCGACTCGGTCAGCCAGGGCTCGTACGGCGTCGCGGCGGCCCGCCTCGTCCTGTGCGCGGCCGCCCTCGCCGGACTCCTGTACGCCTGGCAGCACGCCCTGACCCGCCTCATGACGTCCCCCGACGGCTCCACGCTCCAGGCCGCCGAACCCACCCGCCGCAGGCGCACGTCCCGCGGCCCCCGCCTTCTGCCCGACGGCCGCACGGGCACGGTCATGGAGCGCGCCCTGCGCTATGTGTGGCGCGACCCGAAGACGAAGGCGGCCTGGGTGACGTCCCTCGCCATCGGCCTGATCGTGCCGGTCTTCAACGCGCTCCA encodes the following:
- a CDS encoding bifunctional DNA primase/polymerase, which encodes MAAGVENVVEETIGVTSAVTSSVTSPPQIPKQRGEALLDAAVRYAEERHWDVFPGTWLEVDEGRQRCSCGDARCAAPGAHHAREDWANQATGSATAARRLWSKQPTASILLPTGRTFDAIDVPETAGFLALARMERMELTLGPVTCTPDRRMQFFVLPGAAAKVPDLVRKLGWPPASLDLDAFGEGSYVAAPPTRFGGRGAVQWACRPTAANRWLPDAEELISPLAYACGREGRR
- a CDS encoding ABC transporter ATP-binding protein; protein product: MTEAGTEAGAPAVRVKDLWKAFGQSVAVAGIDLALPAGKFIGLVGPNGAGKTTTLSMVTGLLRPDRGAVEVVGHDVWRDPVEVKARIGVLPEGLRLFERLSGRELLAYTGRLRGLPGAEVDKRAAQLLDVLDLSGAQHKLVVDYSTGMRKKIGLAAALLHNPEVLFLDEPFEGVDPVSAQTIRGVLERYTGSGATVVFSSHVMELVESLCDWVAVMAAGRIRAQGPLAEVRGDAPSLQQAFLELVGANSRDTTSDLDWLGGGR
- a CDS encoding transporter, whose amino-acid sequence is MTTTTVTLVRLKLALLRNGLRGSTGRRAAYIATLVVVLLVAALQLIGLIALRGSTHAATLCVILTAVLALGWAVMPLFFPSGDETLDPTRLVMLPLRPRPLVRGLLIASLVGIGPLFTLCLAVGAVIALAHGAAAAAVAVLAVALTLLTCVALARAVAAANIRLLTSRKGRDLAVLSGLVIAVGAQVVNFGAQKLGSSGGLGALDPAGEVLAWIPPASAIGAVDSVSQGSYGVAAARLVLCAAALAGLLYAWQHALTRLMTSPDGSTLQAAEPTRRRRTSRGPRLLPDGRTGTVMERALRYVWRDPKTKAAWVTSLAIGLIVPVFNALQGTGSIYFACFAAGMLGIQMYNQFGQDTSAFWMVAMTISSPHDAYVELRGRALALLTITLPYATLVTVVTTAMLGDWRALPEVLGLSFALLGAMLATGAWSSARFPYSIPQEGYKNVAPGQAGLAWISIFGGMVAAALLCAPVIAVAIWLHVSGAESATWLLLPVGAAYGAGITLAGLRLAAPRTAARLPEILAAVSKG